DNA sequence from the Salvelinus fontinalis isolate EN_2023a chromosome 33, ASM2944872v1, whole genome shotgun sequence genome:
ATGCTGTCTGCTTCCTGGAAAAATCTTGTATCACATTTTTTTACTAATTTAGATGtagatgaaaatatatatatttgtaatttaTTTTGCATAAAATGAGTCTAGGTCATTCAAAAATCTTACATGGAAATATATCTGAACATCAATGTAtttcttttttaaattaaaaataaataggtTTTTCCAGGACACCGACAATGCTGTTTATGGTATGAGAAAGCATGTTTCCTGATTCTGCTTGGGCATAATCGCTCATTGACAATATTGCACAAAACTATGTTCTGACTACATTATGTGTAACTAATATTATTAGTTGAGAGATGAGGGTTCTATTTGCTGCATGTCATgtgtataatactgttattgatTACTCTGTTTTAAGCCTTTTTAAGCCTCTACATTTTTCTTCATATTCTTCATTAGGCCTATGCATAGTTTCATCAATTCTACAATCCTTTTCACCATAAAAAATGtgaaaaatacttatttacatttTTCTAGAGACAAAGGGAAATGAGTGGAAGTGCCTGAAAAACAAACGAGAAGGAACTGGGACAGGAAATATAGTGTTGAAATAACAGCTGTTCCCTTTCCTCCTTTCTGGCTTCCTGTTAGGGGCCAATGCTTTGCACACTCCTCTGAGCCCATGACCTCTCACCGTGATCAACTCTCCTCAATAGCAATtcaatctgatcctagatcagcactcttactctAGACGCATTATGAACGCAGGCCCTGGACTTTTCCGTTTCTGATAGTGAAAGTCAAAACACTAACTGAAAACTGTTCACTATAGGGGTAATTAGGGTTTCCAGGTTTAACATACCTGGCAACCCTCTGTCGTTTGTTGCCAAGTTAGCCAACCCTTTCCCATGTAGCCTAGGTCACAGCATACAACCAAATGTGTTATTATGGTAGAGTCTGAGGTGACTGATGTTGGCTCTCTGAGACTACCAGATGAGCATCAGCACTCAATTATATCTCAGATCTGCTCTGGCGTATAACAGGCTTTTTTACTGACTGACCATGTGTAAATGATGTGGATACAGATGTCAGGGCTGTTGTTATTTGGTTACATTGGTCATCACATAGTAACCTCACACAAAAAAAAACGCTCACCATTTTCTTGCATTGTCTGGAGTTTGCTGCCTAGAACATTTGAACATTTCCCAAAGTCTCACCAAAGTTTTCCATGGCTCAgcaactgtaacagtataactttagggcgtcccctcgccccgacacgggcgcgaaccagggaccttctgcacacatcagcaactgacacccacgaagcgtcgttacccatcgctccacaaaagccgcggcccttgcaaagcaagaggcaaccctacttaaagtctcagagcaagtgacgtaactgattgaaatgctactagcgcgtacccactaactagctagccatttcacatccgttacacaaccACTAGAGCAAACGGTAAAGTGAGCAaaaatatatagtagctacagtacaaTGGATCTTTGCAGGGCAGTCCACAAAGAAAAGTGACTGCAAAGGCCTTGCTAAATACGCACCCGCCAACCGGGACTAGAATTTCATAATTTCCTCAAGTGGAAGAACACGATTAATGATTAATTAATTAAGATTAATGCTTCACCATGTACATAATTAATGACACATTTTTCTATCAACTATTTCTTATTTCCCACCCCGGTGGTCAGATCTTTCCCCTAGCACACAGTAGATCTAGGCTATAATAGCAGGAACTTTTGCATATGAATGATTGATATTCAGttaaagtagtgtgtgtgtgtgtgtgtgtgtgtgtgtgtgtgtgcgtgcgtgtgtgtgtgtgcgcgcgcgtgcacGTGCATGGgcgcgtgtgtatgtatgtgaaaTTGAAAATATTTACTATACACTTGTTCAATCCTATGTATGTTTCTCTCACTCAGTATAACATACCATACAAAGACATCCCTTCATTCCAGTCTCTCTCCCATTCCTATCAAATATATGTGACTTTGATTATTGTGTGGGTACAGCATGGAGTAGCCTAATGTCATTATGCCTTTATATGAGTGCAAAAAAACATAGCAAGATGTGAGAAGCATTCCTCCTTTAAACTTTTATCTTGGATGGACTTACACAAAATCAAAGGCCATCCGCAGTACGAGGGGTTTAAAAACCGGATCCTACAAAAACACTTCGACCTAATTCTGATGTGACCATATCCGATTGTTTCCCTCTCTCAGGCTTTGACGAGCAGCCACGGATTTGCTCGAATTCACGCGAACGCTTTAGTGAAGATGAAGAAATGGATTTTATTAAACTGCTCGGTATTGTTCTCGCCGTTTTCTGCCAACCAGGATTCACCCAATTTGAACTCAATGGTGAGTGTTTACAGGGAAAAATTTCAAACTTGTCAAAGCCCGTTGTCAAAAAAGTAACGGTATGATTAACCAAAGTGATCTAATGCATGAAAATATTGCGTCCTGTTGATTGTgcgaaaaaaaaaaatgtttctttAGTGCCTAACGAAAGAAGAAAGATTTTGGACGACTAAAACGTTTAAATAGAAACTTCAAATGTCGCTCAAAGTCGGGTGATTTAGGAGGCTACATGGAAAAAACAGTAACTGCGAAATTTCACTTCAATAGGCCTTTACATTGTCCAGGGCAGGCTTTTCATTTTGGTTTGTGTGTCGGAAAAAATATGATTCGTTTTGAGATGGGGTATTGTGCTCCCAAGTAGGCTACAGATTTACAAGACCAATGTGGAATTCAATGGCCTAAAGGTGGTGCAAAAATCAACGCGCAAAGTCAAGGTGGGCCATATTACATAAAGCTTAATCACTGTGGTTCGCAACATTATTAATAAAGGCCCTAATAATAAAGAAAATAAGAgagtaataataaataaataataacatgCAGCCTATTCATAGTGTTACATGCAAGCGCTTATGAAAaacaataaaacatttcttaagctTATGGCAATAGGCCAACATAAAATCAAGAGATCTTGCACATAGGCCTATTATCATGTAATTCATGTAGGCTAATAAGTGTGCCATATGTCTTCACATCTTGCAAAACAACTTGCAACATTATTCCAATTAATTACCATTCTGATTTGCCAATCTTGATTAGCCATGCTTAGATTTGCAATTTGATTTGCATTTGATTTGCAATTTGATTTGCATTCTTGATTTGCAATTTCTTATTTTCCAATGCAATGCACTGTAGGCCAGAGGATCTGCCGACGTGGCACAGAGCGACCCTGCTACAGGATCAACTACTTCCAGGACCCACGGCGGAGGGTGACCTTCAATGATGCCAGCCAGGCCTGCAGAACGGATGGGGGGGAGATCCTCAGTATCGAGACTGACAATGAGCAGCACCTGGTCGAGAGGTTCATCCAGCAGTTGCAGGCCACTGATGGGGACTTCTGGATCGGGCTGCACAGAAGCCCACGCCACCGGATGACTACCATAGGCTGCCCTTCGCAGTACTACTGGCTGGATGGCAGCAAGGCCAGATTCAGGTGTCCTTGTGTTTTACTTTGGTTTCAAGTCTAGGAGATCCCTGTATCAAAATGTCTAGGAGATCCCTGCAGCTGTTGCCATGCACACCACAGGACAATACAGGGCCATAGAGATACCTCACATGACTCACAATAGTCTGAGAGTCATCAAAGAGCATCGTAGATTAACTTATGTTGGTGTCTACATGCTTTGAGGGTCATTGCTATTTTATCTGTAAAATGTTAATAACCATGAATGTTGTGGTGTCGGCAGTGTTGAGGGAGCTattctgaaaatatagtttaccaaggtactaattacttcacactggcagaagttaagctacactaaagctacccttaaaaAAACATAgtttactttgaaaaagtagttccctacatccaaactacttcgTGAAAAATTATCATATGTAAATCCGAAGTGTCACAAGACGACAAATTGCAATAACAGATCACTGTAGTCAGATTTTAACAGAATGTGTCATTTATCCTATTAATCACAAAATAAATctttcaagtgagaattaggcaggcCTGAGgccgaaaaagaaaggaaatgatTGCCGATTTcacccatattttattttattttgcaaaAAAGaatagtgtgtagttccagtagttagctacaccactacatggcaaaaaaagtaattaactactgaaaactcTACTTtgatttgaatttagttcaaatgccaccaagctactgcaaaatgtagttaaattactagcagaactacatgtagttcactacttccCAAAACTGGGTATCAGTAGGATGAGCGTCCATTTTTAGAAGCATGATGTTGACTATCAGAGAATTTATGATAGGGTTGTTGACCTATGGAAAACACTCTCATTGCAGAAACTGGCATTGGGACGAGCCATCGTGTGGCAACGAGATGTGTGTGGTGCTCTACCACCAGCCCTCTGCCCTCCCTGACGAAGGCGGGCGCTTCATGTTCCAGTGGAACGATGAAAACTGCAACACCAAGAACAATTTCGTCTGCAAGTACTCTGAAGGTGAACTGTACCCTGGACACGTTCTGAGTAGGGAAACGCTGTGgaacattgcagatagaaattTCATGAATAGAGCCAACATGATTCATTAATCTACATGTCAGAGAGTTATGTTTGTTCTACATGATGtttttctatctgaacgttccacAACATTGTGCCCTTCTGAACATGGCCCCGGTGTCCTTGATAGTGTCCATATTTAGACATGAACAGATTAAACCAGGGTTGTATTCAATAGACAGCAAACGGAAAGAAAGGTACCGAAAAAGGGAGGGACTacatgaatttgtccaataataATCTCTCGTTTCCGTTGACAAAACGTTTTGTTACGGTTTGCAacagtgtgcactaatgaatatgacccatgTTACATTACATTTATCCATTCTCAATCCTGTAGTTTATCTCCGCTGAAGGAGATAATAGTGTATGGTATGATTTTGATTGAATACCAGCTTATCACCAAGGAACCAGAGAAAAAGATCATTCAGAATCAATATAGTCCATATTAATTTGCAGCTGATgattgtctctttctttctcttacaGAAAAGTTGCCAGTGTTTACTGTGGTGTGGAATTCAATATACACAGGTAAACCCACTCCTGCAGctaaaaaaatgtattatgacTCTGATATTTTAGAGTCCATTGGACCACAAAACATATGGTTGGTGCATATGTTACAGTAAATGTGTAAAATCAGGAAATCTATTATACATTTCCACACGTTTAGCCTACCAGTGTGACGGTCTGATTTTACACATTTACTGTAACACATAGACCAGTGATTGAGTCCATTCAATATAGGTAAAGGTCTGCATAAAAAAAGAGATCTAATGTTTATTTTTGTCCATCAATTTAGTGAATTATATCTTCCCCTTACCTTCTTTAATGTTCAGAAATTAGGCCTGGCTGTGTCCTACAGTAAGTGATGATTTCACTAAGTTACGCTTACATAAAAGTGCTATTTATAAACATTGttttgacatttttaacagaaacaTTTAGATTTTGTTAAGGTCAAATATGTGAATCCTTGGGATTAGTCATTTGTTGATACTGAGATCAACAGCTCAAACATTATTATGACATCACCAGTCTCAATCGCCAAAGTGTCTATGTATAGGATGACATCTAGTGGTTAAGATTTATGAATCACAATATAATAGAATAGAAGAGGGTAAAATAGAACTTTATCAGAGTCCCGTTCAATTCATCCTCTTCCCAGATAATAGAGGCAATGCAttaggctacagtacagtactataGCCTACAGTAGGCTATAGTACAATTATAGATTACCAGTGATGCTGCTTGAAACCCAAGGAGTATATTTCTAGTAGGCTGCTAATTTGCATATTAGTCATACTATACTAGTCTACCCATTTCTGCATCACACGTGCTCATTCTGTCATCTCAGATGAAGACAAATGTTGCTTATTTTTAGTCTACATATTTATTTGGGCAATATGACGTTTTTGGATATCATACGAACTTACAGTGTCTGTCTATTTACACGTTTTGTTACAGTGTCTGTCTATTTACACGTTTTGTTCATGATCTGTTTTCCAGTTGCCCCAATTATATCTCTAATGCCAAACCTCCCGTCAGCTACAGTGAgtgatgagaaaacaaaaataggaCTGTCTGAATCATCAGGTAAAAATTCTGCACTGTCTATCGAGTTTGATCCTTGTACATTGTGTCCCAAATACAATAAGTAATCTCCTCATTTATTTTCCAACGTTTTTTCCAAAAATATTCATAGTGAGGTGCCAACTTACTgccattagcctggtcccagatctgtttgtgctatcatgtcaGCTCCTTGTCATtgacaatgagtgacaaggagttggcatgatagcgcaaacagatctgggacca
Encoded proteins:
- the LOC129832450 gene encoding layilin-like isoform X2, coding for MDFIKLLGIVLAVFCQPGFTQFELNGQRICRRGTERPCYRINYFQDPRRRVTFNDASQACRTDGGEILSIETDNEQHLVERFIQQLQATDGDFWIGLHRSPRHRMTTIGCPSQYYWLDGSKARFRNWHWDEPSCGNEMCVVLYHQPSALPDEGGRFMFQWNDENCNTKNNFVCKYSEEKLPVFTVVWNSIYTVAPIISLMPNLPSATVSDEKTKIGLSESSVTLSDNAIYVSYILFATIPVLLLLLVATGVFCYKRAAKRKSQTDSYPKEEQWGTMSIAACNIQGPYAYQDITKLQPADLQSMAPKSIKKMSFCASSLHTQCDDYENVSNKETVTESGFVTNGIYEACQDQGRHYLKETGWVENEIYE
- the LOC129832450 gene encoding layilin-like isoform X1; protein product: MDFIKLLGIVLAVFCQPGFTQFELNGQRICRRGTERPCYRINYFQDPRRRVTFNDASQACRTDGGEILSIETDNEQHLVERFIQQLQATDGDFWIGLHRSPRHRMTTIGCPSQYYWLDGSKARFRNWHWDEPSCGNEMCVVLYHQPSALPDEGGRFMFQWNDENCNTKNNFVCKYSEEKLPVFTVVWNSIYTVAPIISLMPNLPSATVSDEKTKIGLSESSVTLSDNAIYVSYILFATIPVLLLLLVATGVFCYKRAAKSRKSQTDSYPKEEQWGTMSIAACNIQGPYAYQDITKLQPADLQSMAPKSIKKMSFCASSLHTQCDDYENVSNKETVTESGFVTNGIYEACQDQGRHYLKETGWVENEIYE